Proteins from a single region of Nakamurella deserti:
- a CDS encoding glycosyltransferase family 39 protein, with translation MVSDGAAAAPGATVARRRPAVWAALDSAPGYRRVAGTGVSSLLALAAGAAVGVVALTTDSTPTVDPAVLDIGASTPTVPGGVPADGWLPVPRLLLMPFTALVGTRLAVTLLGVACLVVAAAALYRLTVRISLGRGGRIAALLVLVAAPTTLYQETTTTTGPVLIAALLATVAGLARWARVKRTPSGGELAIFAGIPCAIAVLTRYEGWLLLVGGVVFIALAAHQKGRGPRFALRMIASFAAVPAVGVAWWLAYNFSTRGTAFAGAPDAAAALGLPSTTTAEVPPQGLLRSMTEALPADVTGAVAVVVVLIGVAAAVLRYRWSDRLWVVGLLGAVAAADVVVLSGALAAGGPGWVGRTALPVIPALALTTGLAVDFARRAVRARSAVTAVLPAALAVALVGTAVGVRPGADDHAAAGPVAAPSVTGPSTAGSSAAAPAPSTAAPAPLTAVPAPLTAPPAPAGPDRTDLP, from the coding sequence ATGGTGAGTGACGGAGCGGCCGCGGCGCCGGGAGCCACCGTCGCCCGCCGCCGACCCGCCGTCTGGGCGGCCCTGGACAGTGCGCCCGGCTACCGCCGGGTGGCCGGTACGGGGGTGTCGTCGCTGCTGGCGCTGGCCGCCGGTGCCGCCGTCGGGGTCGTGGCCCTGACCACCGACTCGACCCCGACGGTGGACCCTGCCGTGCTCGACATCGGCGCCTCGACGCCCACGGTCCCCGGCGGGGTCCCCGCCGACGGCTGGCTGCCGGTCCCACGGCTGCTGCTGATGCCGTTCACCGCCCTCGTCGGCACGCGGCTCGCGGTGACCCTGCTCGGCGTGGCCTGTCTCGTGGTGGCCGCGGCGGCGCTGTACCGCCTCACGGTGCGGATCTCGCTGGGTCGTGGCGGCCGGATCGCCGCGCTGCTCGTGCTCGTGGCCGCGCCGACCACGCTGTACCAGGAGACGACCACCACGACCGGCCCGGTGCTGATCGCCGCGCTGCTGGCCACCGTGGCCGGCCTGGCGCGTTGGGCACGGGTCAAGCGGACCCCGTCCGGCGGTGAACTGGCCATCTTCGCCGGCATCCCCTGCGCGATCGCCGTGCTCACCCGGTACGAGGGCTGGCTGCTGCTCGTCGGCGGCGTGGTGTTCATCGCGCTGGCCGCGCACCAGAAGGGTCGCGGGCCGCGGTTCGCGTTGCGCATGATCGCCTCGTTCGCAGCGGTACCGGCCGTCGGTGTGGCGTGGTGGCTGGCGTACAACTTCTCCACCCGCGGCACGGCCTTCGCCGGCGCCCCCGACGCGGCGGCCGCCCTCGGCCTGCCGTCGACGACCACCGCCGAGGTGCCGCCGCAGGGTCTGCTGCGCAGCATGACCGAGGCACTGCCCGCCGACGTCACCGGTGCGGTCGCCGTGGTCGTCGTGCTCATCGGTGTCGCCGCCGCGGTGCTGCGGTACCGATGGTCGGACCGGCTGTGGGTGGTCGGCCTCCTCGGCGCGGTGGCCGCCGCGGACGTCGTCGTCCTCAGCGGTGCGCTGGCGGCCGGTGGCCCGGGCTGGGTGGGTCGTACCGCACTGCCGGTCATCCCGGCGCTGGCCCTGACGACGGGTCTCGCGGTGGACTTCGCCCGCCGGGCCGTCCGTGCCCGCAGCGCTGTCACCGCGGTGCTGCCCGCGGCGCTGGCCGTCGCGTTGGTCGGCACGGCCGTCGGCGTGCGGCCCGGCGCCGACGACCACGCGGCCGCCGGGCCCGTCGCCGCACCGTCGGTCACCGGACCGTCCACCGCCGGATCGTCCGCTGCCGCGCCCGCACCGTCCACCGCCGCTCCAGCACCGCTGACCGCGGTACCAGCACCGCTCACCGCTCCGCCAGCGCCGGCCGGCCCCGACCGAACGGACCTCCCGTGA
- a CDS encoding DUF3105 domain-containing protein, translating to MTRTYRRAHARRLAVALTTVALTVACSPTVDGRPTAAGGVDGSTAASPDATNPDSHDRWLPSETNPDPTVDIDGVYVGAPSLYAQRYHFAAPDRVAYDRYPPVGGPHDPAWAACDGVVYSAPVRDEMMVHALEHGAVWIAYDPDGLPADERANLEALVPQVSYLVMTPYPGLATPLSLQAWGHQLPLDSSADPRFEQFLLAMLRNPYSTPELNATCANPSIDVDDPPPFVSGPPGADGIPLDYAPPAPTTGSGGPGAPEPGDATATPTTG from the coding sequence GTGACCCGGACGTACCGCCGTGCCCACGCCCGGCGCCTCGCCGTCGCCCTGACGACGGTCGCCCTGACGGTGGCGTGTTCGCCGACGGTCGACGGACGACCCACCGCCGCCGGCGGGGTCGACGGGTCGACGGCCGCCTCCCCGGACGCGACGAACCCCGACTCGCACGACCGCTGGCTGCCCTCGGAGACCAATCCGGACCCCACCGTGGACATCGACGGTGTCTACGTCGGAGCGCCCTCGCTCTACGCGCAGCGCTACCACTTCGCGGCCCCGGACCGCGTCGCCTACGACCGGTACCCCCCGGTCGGCGGGCCGCACGACCCTGCCTGGGCGGCCTGCGACGGCGTCGTCTACTCCGCGCCGGTCCGCGACGAGATGATGGTGCACGCCCTCGAACACGGCGCGGTCTGGATCGCCTACGACCCCGACGGCCTCCCCGCCGACGAGCGGGCGAACCTCGAGGCGCTGGTGCCGCAGGTGTCCTACCTGGTGATGACGCCCTACCCCGGACTCGCCACCCCGCTGTCCCTGCAGGCCTGGGGACATCAGCTGCCGCTGGACTCCAGCGCCGATCCCCGCTTCGAACAGTTCCTGCTGGCGATGCTGCGCAACCCGTACTCGACGCCGGAGCTCAACGCGACCTGCGCCAACCCGTCCATCGACGTGGACGATCCGCCGCCGTTCGTCAGCGGCCCACCCGGAGCCGACGGCATCCCGCTGGACTATGCGCCCCCGGCGCCCACGACCGGTTCCGGTGGACCGGGTGCGCCGGAACCCGGCGACGCCACGGCGACGCCCACGACCGGCTGA
- a CDS encoding DJ-1/PfpI family protein, with the protein MAELTGKTIAFLTSQHGIEEPELTTPWQAVIDAGGTPVLIAPEAGEVSTVNNDLEPSEAYPVDRVIADADIADYDAVVIPGGTVNADTLRTVGEAVAFVSAAVSSRTVVAAICHGPWALVEAGAVRGRTLTSYPSLQTDVRNAGGTWVDEEVHVDDTDGWVLITSRNPDDLPAFSKALVSHAAAAS; encoded by the coding sequence ATGGCCGAACTCACCGGCAAGACCATCGCGTTCCTGACCTCCCAGCACGGCATCGAGGAGCCGGAGCTGACCACGCCGTGGCAGGCCGTGATCGACGCCGGGGGCACACCGGTGCTGATCGCCCCCGAAGCGGGCGAGGTGTCCACCGTGAACAACGATCTCGAGCCGTCGGAGGCCTACCCGGTGGACCGGGTCATCGCCGACGCCGACATCGCCGACTACGACGCGGTCGTCATCCCCGGCGGCACCGTGAACGCCGACACCCTGCGCACGGTCGGGGAAGCGGTCGCCTTCGTGTCCGCCGCGGTGTCCAGCCGGACGGTCGTCGCGGCCATCTGCCACGGCCCGTGGGCGCTGGTCGAGGCCGGCGCGGTGCGGGGCCGGACGTTGACCAGCTACCCGTCGTTGCAGACCGACGTCCGCAACGCCGGTGGCACCTGGGTCGACGAGGAGGTGCACGTGGACGACACCGACGGCTGGGTCCTCATCACCTCGCGCAACCCCGACGACCTGCCCGCGTTCAGCAAGGCGCTGGTCAGTCACGCCGCCGCGGCGTCCTGA